From a single Pleurodeles waltl isolate 20211129_DDA chromosome 8, aPleWal1.hap1.20221129, whole genome shotgun sequence genomic region:
- the GPR34 gene encoding probable G-protein coupled receptor 34 isoform X1 → MRNTSFPFWVTAVKEAADKPPQSHSKKHENAKVNKSRQERKRFNEMDATVTSIGPFSNLWKDSTTTNTSDAMSNSSPHTSNSTKCTIDEQSLSGVLAVSYSITFIIGIIGNTLALYVFLWIHKERNSIQVYLLNVAIADLLLIFCLPFRIMYHVNQNKWLLGVAFCRIVGNLFYMNMYISIVLLGLISMDRYIKVTRASQRHKMSRTKCSIYICSLLWALSAAAVIPLVAHKLGSKQAESTMCFHYRLRETWKAIFNYFVVVVFWVVFILLILSYVKIAKTLFHVSKARPNLPNSVKYNRTARKSFVVLFIFTICFAPYHAFRFFYITSQLKATSCFWQNIIHNTNEIMLVFSAFNSCLDPVMYFTLSSSVRKTVFQLLCRDHRDTSRSESVTSECPHGQSQAPVRAVSSSGTVAQTIHFARIDS, encoded by the coding sequence AGATTCAATGAGATGGATGCAACTGTGACCAGTATCGGTCCTTTTTCCAACCTCTGGAAGGACTCCACAACAACCAATACCAGCGATGCCATGAGCAACAGTTCCCCGCACACCTCCAATTCTACGAAGTGCACAATCGATGAACAGTCCCTCAGTGGAGTTTTAGCGGTGTCTTACTCTATAACGTTTATCATAGGGATAATAGGCAACACACTCGCACTCTATGTGTTTTTGTGGATTCATAAAGAACGGAACTCCATTCAAGTTTACCTCCTTAATGTCGCCATCGCCGATCTGCTGCTGATCTTCTGCCTCCCATTCCGGATAATGTATCATGTTAACCAAAACAAATGGCTGTTGGGCGTGGCTTTCTGCAGGATTGTGGGTAATCTCTTCTATATGAACATGTATATTAGCATTGTACTTCTCGGACTGATCAGCATGGATCGTTACATCAAAGTTACTCGCGCTTCGCAGAGGCATAAAATGTCAAGAACAAAGTGCAGCATTTACATCTGCAGCCTCCTGTGGGCCCTGTCCGCCGCCGCGGTCATCCCCCTGGTAGCACACAAGCTGGGCAGCAAGCAGGCCGAGTCTACCATGTGTTTCCATTACAGGCTACGAGAGACGTGGAAGGCGATATTTAACTATTTTGTTGTTGTAGTCTTTTGGGTTGTTTTCATTCTCCTCATCCTTTCATATGTTAAAATTGCCAAGACTCTTTTTCATGTCTCCAAGGCAAGACCAAATCTGCCCAACTCTGTGAAGTACAACAGAACAGcccggaaatcctttgttgtgctttTTATCTTCACCATATGTTTCGCTCCATATCACGCCTTCCGATTCTTCTATATAACATCTCAGCTGAAAGCCACATCCTGCTTCTGGCAAAACATCATCCACAACACCAATGAGATTATGCTGGTATTCTCGGCCTTCAATAGCTGCCTGGATCCAGTCATGTACTTCACGCTGTCCAGCAGTGTTCGGAAAACTGTATTCCAGCTCCTCTGCAGGGATCACAGAGACACAAGTAGGAGCGAAAGCGTTACATCGGAGTGTCCGCACGGCCAAAGCCAGGCACCTGTCCGTGCAGTTTCTTCTTCTGGCACTGTGGCCCAAACGATTCACTTTGCAAGAATAGATTCTTGA
- the GPR34 gene encoding probable G-protein coupled receptor 34 isoform X2 gives MRNTSFPFWVTAVKEAADKPPQSHSKRFNEMDATVTSIGPFSNLWKDSTTTNTSDAMSNSSPHTSNSTKCTIDEQSLSGVLAVSYSITFIIGIIGNTLALYVFLWIHKERNSIQVYLLNVAIADLLLIFCLPFRIMYHVNQNKWLLGVAFCRIVGNLFYMNMYISIVLLGLISMDRYIKVTRASQRHKMSRTKCSIYICSLLWALSAAAVIPLVAHKLGSKQAESTMCFHYRLRETWKAIFNYFVVVVFWVVFILLILSYVKIAKTLFHVSKARPNLPNSVKYNRTARKSFVVLFIFTICFAPYHAFRFFYITSQLKATSCFWQNIIHNTNEIMLVFSAFNSCLDPVMYFTLSSSVRKTVFQLLCRDHRDTSRSESVTSECPHGQSQAPVRAVSSSGTVAQTIHFARIDS, from the coding sequence AGATTCAATGAGATGGATGCAACTGTGACCAGTATCGGTCCTTTTTCCAACCTCTGGAAGGACTCCACAACAACCAATACCAGCGATGCCATGAGCAACAGTTCCCCGCACACCTCCAATTCTACGAAGTGCACAATCGATGAACAGTCCCTCAGTGGAGTTTTAGCGGTGTCTTACTCTATAACGTTTATCATAGGGATAATAGGCAACACACTCGCACTCTATGTGTTTTTGTGGATTCATAAAGAACGGAACTCCATTCAAGTTTACCTCCTTAATGTCGCCATCGCCGATCTGCTGCTGATCTTCTGCCTCCCATTCCGGATAATGTATCATGTTAACCAAAACAAATGGCTGTTGGGCGTGGCTTTCTGCAGGATTGTGGGTAATCTCTTCTATATGAACATGTATATTAGCATTGTACTTCTCGGACTGATCAGCATGGATCGTTACATCAAAGTTACTCGCGCTTCGCAGAGGCATAAAATGTCAAGAACAAAGTGCAGCATTTACATCTGCAGCCTCCTGTGGGCCCTGTCCGCCGCCGCGGTCATCCCCCTGGTAGCACACAAGCTGGGCAGCAAGCAGGCCGAGTCTACCATGTGTTTCCATTACAGGCTACGAGAGACGTGGAAGGCGATATTTAACTATTTTGTTGTTGTAGTCTTTTGGGTTGTTTTCATTCTCCTCATCCTTTCATATGTTAAAATTGCCAAGACTCTTTTTCATGTCTCCAAGGCAAGACCAAATCTGCCCAACTCTGTGAAGTACAACAGAACAGcccggaaatcctttgttgtgctttTTATCTTCACCATATGTTTCGCTCCATATCACGCCTTCCGATTCTTCTATATAACATCTCAGCTGAAAGCCACATCCTGCTTCTGGCAAAACATCATCCACAACACCAATGAGATTATGCTGGTATTCTCGGCCTTCAATAGCTGCCTGGATCCAGTCATGTACTTCACGCTGTCCAGCAGTGTTCGGAAAACTGTATTCCAGCTCCTCTGCAGGGATCACAGAGACACAAGTAGGAGCGAAAGCGTTACATCGGAGTGTCCGCACGGCCAAAGCCAGGCACCTGTCCGTGCAGTTTCTTCTTCTGGCACTGTGGCCCAAACGATTCACTTTGCAAGAATAGATTCTTGA